A genomic stretch from Methylorubrum extorquens includes:
- a CDS encoding protein of unknown function (Evidence 5 : Unknown function), with the protein MAEGRLRILLTDDEEAPVPIHVVSPEGRRAPAKTRAFVDLAAARLRADPRVNPAA; encoded by the coding sequence GTGGCGGAAGGGCGCCTGCGCATCCTGCTCACGGATGACGAGGAGGCGCCGGTTCCGATCCACGTCGTCAGTCCCGAGGGACGGCGGGCGCCGGCCAAGACCCGCGCCTTCGTCGATCTCGCCGCGGCACGGCTGCGCGCCGATCCGCGGGTCAACCCGGCGGCCTGA
- a CDS encoding putative ABC transporter, fused permease and ATPase components, putative membrane protein precursor (Evidence 3 : Putative function from multiple computational evidences; Product type t : transporter), with protein MAALKSRLGIQAVLTALAALLLLAMPGIPSPPLYVSLAGFAMAGILIASNSLSAYLKIFISVYGIGYLLLAGAKTLAAMGALPGVVAALLPPDFAATGSVVFAAIVLAVSHWKPIRDITLIADPYFASHDAPSREIGMFRRFGRTEGQIGRNLVALSIFVSFADVALTLRFNFFYRDMYNALQEFDAPSFWYQLGWIFVPLAILNVVIGMFDIYVDAGLQLRWRTWLTHNLYERWLGEGTHYRIPFVDEHADNPDQRIQSDVNNFIAQTTTLSTRLLSQAAQLVSFIVILWTLSRDFVLPFTDAVIPGFLVWLVIAYAVVGTWLTHLIGKPLIGLDYRQEQVEADFRFALARNRIYSEQIALLRGERAEASRLATLFHAIVDNYVGIIFRRIKLIAFTFSYRQMSAIFPLVIAAPSFFAKKITLGALQQTSNAFSNVQNSLNFFINSYTILAAYKANTIRLGSFKRAMTQAEALAGAGYGLANGNETAGGVTARDLTLALPDGREIVHAGALELPKGGATLVTGPSGSGKSTLFRAIAGIWPFGKGRVDVPAGQSALVLPQRPYLPLGSLRGAVAYPNPIDRFSDEEMRDALKAAQLPQLADKLDEVDSWDRRLSGGEQQRLAIARAILAKPDWLFLDESTAALDEETEAAIYRTLRATMPGTTIVSIGHRSTLHKHHDRRVEMKPTEGGRFEPRLSAMPAPAE; from the coding sequence GTGGCCGCATTGAAGAGCAGGCTCGGCATCCAGGCCGTGCTGACGGCGCTCGCCGCCCTCCTGCTGCTGGCCATGCCGGGGATTCCGAGCCCACCGCTCTACGTGTCGCTCGCGGGCTTCGCGATGGCGGGCATCCTCATCGCCTCGAACAGCCTCTCGGCCTACCTGAAGATTTTCATCTCGGTCTACGGCATCGGCTACCTGCTGCTGGCGGGCGCCAAGACCCTGGCGGCGATGGGCGCCCTGCCGGGCGTCGTCGCGGCGCTGCTGCCGCCGGATTTCGCCGCGACCGGCTCCGTGGTGTTCGCCGCCATCGTGCTCGCCGTCTCGCACTGGAAGCCGATCCGCGACATCACGCTCATCGCCGACCCCTATTTCGCCAGCCACGACGCCCCGAGCCGGGAGATCGGCATGTTCCGCCGGTTCGGCCGCACCGAGGGCCAGATCGGCCGCAACCTCGTGGCGCTGTCGATCTTCGTCAGCTTCGCGGACGTGGCGCTGACGCTGCGGTTCAACTTCTTCTACCGCGACATGTACAACGCGCTGCAGGAGTTCGACGCGCCGAGCTTCTGGTATCAGCTCGGCTGGATCTTCGTGCCGCTGGCGATCCTCAACGTCGTGATCGGCATGTTCGACATCTACGTCGATGCCGGATTGCAGCTCCGCTGGCGCACCTGGCTCACCCACAATCTCTACGAGCGTTGGCTCGGGGAGGGCACGCATTACCGCATCCCCTTCGTCGACGAGCACGCCGACAACCCGGACCAGCGCATCCAGTCGGACGTCAACAACTTCATCGCCCAGACCACGACCCTCTCGACCCGGCTGCTCTCGCAGGCGGCGCAGCTCGTCTCCTTTATCGTCATCCTGTGGACGCTCTCGCGCGACTTCGTGCTGCCGTTCACGGACGCCGTGATCCCGGGCTTCCTCGTGTGGCTGGTGATCGCCTACGCCGTGGTCGGCACCTGGCTCACGCACCTCATCGGTAAGCCGCTCATCGGCCTCGACTACCGGCAGGAACAAGTCGAGGCGGATTTCCGCTTCGCCCTGGCGCGCAACCGCATCTATTCCGAGCAGATCGCCTTGCTGCGCGGCGAGCGGGCCGAGGCGTCCCGCCTCGCCACCCTGTTCCACGCCATCGTCGACAACTACGTCGGCATCATCTTCCGGCGCATCAAGCTGATCGCCTTCACCTTCAGCTACCGCCAGATGAGCGCGATCTTCCCGCTCGTCATCGCCGCGCCGTCCTTCTTTGCCAAGAAGATCACCCTCGGCGCCCTGCAGCAGACCTCGAACGCGTTCAGCAACGTCCAAAACTCGCTGAACTTCTTCATCAATTCCTACACCATCCTCGCCGCCTACAAGGCGAACACCATCCGTCTCGGCTCGTTCAAGCGGGCGATGACCCAGGCCGAGGCTCTGGCCGGCGCCGGCTACGGCCTCGCCAACGGCAACGAGACCGCCGGCGGCGTGACCGCCCGCGACCTGACGCTGGCGCTGCCCGATGGCCGCGAGATCGTGCATGCGGGCGCGCTCGAACTGCCGAAGGGCGGAGCGACCCTGGTCACCGGCCCCTCGGGCTCGGGCAAGTCGACCCTGTTCCGGGCGATCGCCGGGATCTGGCCGTTCGGCAAGGGCCGGGTCGACGTGCCGGCCGGACAGTCGGCGCTGGTTCTGCCGCAGCGGCCCTATCTCCCGCTCGGCTCCTTGCGCGGCGCGGTGGCCTATCCGAACCCGATCGACCGCTTCTCCGACGAAGAGATGCGCGACGCGCTCAAGGCCGCTCAGCTTCCCCAACTCGCGGACAAGCTCGACGAGGTCGATAGCTGGGACCGGCGCCTGTCGGGCGGCGAGCAGCAGCGCCTCGCCATCGCGCGGGCGATCCTGGCCAAGCCCGACTGGCTGTTCCTCGACGAATCGACCGCCGCCCTCGACGAGGAAACCGAGGCCGCGATCTACCGGACGCTGCGCGCGACGATGCCCGGCACGACCATCGTCTCGATCGGCCACCGCTCGACCCTGCACAAGCACCACGACCGCCGCGTCGAGATGAAGCCGACGGAGGGTGGCCGCTTCGAGCCGCGTCTATCGGCGATGCCGGCTCCGGCGGAGTAG
- a CDS encoding aminopeptidase (Evidence 2b : Function from indirect experimental evidences (e.g. phenotypes); Product type e : enzyme), with protein MTTPLPRFQTFDDPSHAKGPERIEALRAALREIRADGFVVPRADEHQSEYVPANAERLAWLTGFTGSAGLAVILADVAALFVDGRYTLQAPEQVDTGIITVVPLAETTPEAWLGAHLKPGQTLAYDPWLHTPDGVARLERAAIKAGASLRAVPDNLVDAVWAGRPRPPAGRVAAHPDDLAGETRSDKLDRIRAALAEGGIDTLVISDPHNLAWTFNLRGSDIAHTPLALGYALVPREGRAALYLTSPQIDADLRAALEPLADLRPRSAFDADLAGLCTGAARVRIDAATAAAALKDRIEAAGGVADVGADPVTAMKAVKNPAEIAGTRAAHHRDGLAVTRFLAWLDRTAPEGVSEIAAVEALEDFRREGGLLRDVSFPTISGSGPNGAIVHYRVTRATDRTAQPGELFLIDSGAQYADGTTDITRTVAIGTPTDAMRDRFTRVLKGHIAIARAVFPEGTTGAQIDAFARMSLWEAGLDYDHGTGHGVGAFLSVHEGPQRIAKTGTVALKPGMILSNEPGYYRSRAYGIRIENLILVEPRTIPGGDRTMLGFETLTLAPIDRRLIDPAMLGAYDAAWLDAYHARVREVLSPDLDGPTLDWLEVATRPLGKATA; from the coding sequence ATGACGACGCCCCTGCCCCGCTTCCAGACCTTCGACGATCCCAGCCACGCCAAGGGGCCTGAACGGATCGAAGCCCTGCGTGCGGCGCTCCGCGAGATCCGCGCCGACGGCTTCGTCGTGCCCCGGGCCGACGAGCATCAGTCGGAATACGTGCCGGCCAACGCCGAGCGCCTCGCCTGGCTCACCGGCTTCACCGGGTCGGCCGGCCTCGCGGTGATCCTGGCCGACGTGGCGGCCCTGTTCGTCGATGGCCGCTACACCCTCCAGGCGCCGGAGCAGGTCGATACCGGGATCATCACCGTGGTGCCTCTGGCCGAGACGACGCCGGAGGCTTGGCTCGGCGCCCACCTGAAGCCCGGCCAAACCCTCGCCTACGATCCCTGGCTTCACACGCCCGACGGCGTGGCCCGCCTGGAGCGCGCCGCCATCAAGGCGGGGGCATCCCTGCGCGCCGTGCCCGACAATCTCGTGGACGCGGTCTGGGCCGGGCGGCCCCGGCCGCCGGCGGGCCGTGTCGCCGCCCATCCCGATGATCTTGCGGGCGAGACCCGTAGCGACAAGCTCGACCGCATCCGCGCCGCGCTGGCGGAAGGCGGGATCGACACCCTGGTGATCTCCGATCCCCACAACCTCGCCTGGACCTTCAACCTGCGTGGGTCCGACATCGCGCACACGCCCCTGGCGCTCGGCTACGCGCTGGTGCCCCGCGAGGGGCGGGCCGCGCTCTACCTCACCTCGCCGCAGATCGACGCCGACCTGCGCGCCGCCCTCGAACCGCTGGCCGACCTTCGCCCGCGCAGCGCCTTCGACGCGGATCTCGCCGGCCTGTGCACCGGCGCCGCCCGTGTGCGGATCGATGCGGCGACGGCGGCGGCGGCCCTCAAGGATCGCATCGAGGCCGCCGGCGGCGTCGCGGATGTCGGCGCCGATCCGGTCACCGCGATGAAGGCGGTCAAGAACCCGGCCGAGATCGCCGGCACCCGCGCCGCCCACCACCGCGACGGCCTTGCCGTGACGCGCTTCCTCGCCTGGCTCGACCGGACCGCGCCCGAGGGGGTGAGCGAGATCGCCGCTGTCGAGGCACTGGAGGATTTCCGCAGAGAAGGCGGCCTGCTGCGCGACGTCTCCTTCCCGACCATTTCCGGTTCGGGCCCGAACGGTGCCATCGTCCATTATCGCGTCACCCGCGCCACCGACCGCACGGCGCAGCCCGGCGAACTCTTCCTGATCGATTCAGGCGCGCAATACGCCGACGGCACCACCGACATCACCCGCACCGTCGCCATCGGTACGCCCACGGACGCGATGCGCGACCGCTTCACCCGCGTGCTGAAGGGCCATATCGCCATCGCCCGCGCGGTCTTTCCCGAGGGGACGACGGGCGCGCAGATCGATGCCTTCGCCCGGATGAGCCTGTGGGAGGCCGGGCTCGATTACGATCACGGCACCGGCCACGGCGTCGGTGCCTTCCTCTCGGTCCACGAGGGCCCGCAGCGCATCGCCAAGACCGGCACGGTGGCGTTGAAGCCCGGCATGATCCTCTCGAACGAGCCGGGCTATTACCGGAGCCGTGCCTACGGCATCCGCATCGAGAACCTGATCCTCGTCGAGCCGCGGACGATCCCCGGCGGCGACCGGACGATGCTCGGCTTCGAGACCCTGACGCTGGCCCCGATCGACCGGCGGCTGATCGATCCGGCCATGCTCGGCGCGTACGACGCGGCTTGGCTCGACGCCTACCACGCGCGGGTGCGTGAGGTCCTGTCGCCGGATCTCGACGGGCCGACGCTGGACTGGCTGGAGGTGGCGACGCGGCCACTTGGAAAGGCTACGGCGTGA
- a CDS encoding Pyridoxamine 5'-phosphate oxidase-related (Evidence 2b : Function from indirect experimental evidences (e.g. phenotypes); Product type e : enzyme) has product MNEQAAVSPWHRGEVAIQESVGMAGRMAELGPRVIRDHLTEQHRAFFPLLPFAVLGSVDGEGRPWATLREGEPGFLHAPDPFRLRVDGRREPDDPAEAGLEDGDGVALLGIELATRRRNRLNGTVERAGPEGFAIRVEQSFGNCPQYIHSRHEGPRIGDGATRPRPILSDGLDPAARALVAAADTFFVASFVEDAGQRQVDVSHRGGRPGFVRVGADGGLTVPDYSGNRFFNTLGNLLANPRAGLVFPDFATGALLQMSGRTEITLDPNEDERIDGAERLWRFVPERVVFRPRALGLRFVEHRAA; this is encoded by the coding sequence ATGAACGAGCAAGCCGCAGTCTCCCCCTGGCACCGGGGCGAGGTGGCGATCCAAGAGAGTGTCGGCATGGCCGGCCGGATGGCCGAACTCGGCCCGCGGGTGATCCGCGATCACCTGACCGAGCAGCACCGGGCGTTCTTTCCGCTCCTGCCCTTCGCCGTCCTCGGAAGCGTGGATGGGGAGGGCCGCCCCTGGGCGACCTTGCGGGAGGGCGAACCGGGCTTCCTCCACGCGCCGGATCCGTTTCGGCTCCGGGTGGACGGGCGCCGCGAGCCCGACGATCCCGCCGAGGCGGGGCTGGAGGACGGCGACGGCGTGGCCCTGCTCGGCATCGAACTGGCCACGCGCCGCCGCAACCGCCTGAACGGAACCGTCGAGCGCGCGGGGCCGGAGGGCTTCGCGATCCGCGTCGAGCAGAGTTTCGGGAATTGCCCGCAATACATCCATAGCCGGCATGAAGGCCCCCGCATCGGAGACGGGGCGACCCGGCCCCGCCCCATCCTGTCGGACGGGCTCGATCCGGCGGCGCGGGCTCTCGTCGCGGCGGCCGACACCTTCTTCGTGGCGAGCTTCGTCGAGGATGCGGGCCAGCGGCAGGTCGATGTCTCGCACCGGGGAGGGCGGCCCGGCTTCGTGCGGGTCGGCGCCGATGGCGGCCTCACGGTGCCCGACTATTCCGGCAACCGCTTCTTCAACACGCTCGGCAATCTGCTGGCGAATCCGCGCGCTGGGCTGGTCTTTCCGGATTTTGCGACCGGCGCTCTGCTGCAGATGAGCGGACGCACCGAGATCACGCTCGATCCGAACGAGGACGAACGGATCGACGGCGCCGAGCGCCTCTGGCGGTTCGTGCCGGAGCGGGTCGTGTTCCGGCCTCGCGCGCTGGGGCTGCGCTTCGTCGAGCACAGGGCGGCGTAG
- a CDS encoding putative glutathione S-transferase (Evidence 3 : Putative function from multiple computational evidences; Product type e : enzyme), which yields MKLYSLTLSGHAHRARLFLSLVGQPYETVEVDFAGGQNRSPDFLAINPFGQVPVLDDDGTIVPDSNAILVYLAKKLGRSDWLPEDAAGAARVQRWLSVAAGPIAFGPCAARLVTLFGASFDAGEVIARAHKILALIDAELSSRDWLAADRPTIADVALYSYIAAAPEGNVDLAAYENVRAWLARIEALPGFVSLPASPVGLNATGASA from the coding sequence GTGAAGCTCTACAGCCTGACACTCTCGGGCCATGCCCACCGGGCACGCCTGTTCCTGTCGCTGGTCGGTCAGCCCTATGAGACCGTCGAGGTCGATTTCGCCGGGGGGCAGAACCGCTCGCCAGATTTTCTCGCGATCAACCCGTTCGGGCAGGTTCCCGTCCTCGACGATGACGGGACGATCGTGCCGGACTCCAACGCCATCCTCGTCTACCTCGCGAAGAAGCTCGGGCGCAGCGATTGGCTGCCCGAGGATGCGGCCGGAGCCGCGCGGGTGCAGCGTTGGCTCTCCGTCGCGGCCGGGCCGATCGCCTTCGGCCCCTGCGCCGCCCGCCTCGTCACGCTGTTCGGCGCCAGCTTCGATGCGGGGGAGGTGATCGCGCGCGCCCATAAGATTCTGGCGCTGATCGATGCGGAACTGTCGTCCCGCGACTGGCTCGCCGCCGACCGTCCGACCATCGCCGACGTGGCGCTCTACAGCTACATCGCCGCCGCGCCCGAGGGGAACGTCGATCTCGCGGCTTACGAAAACGTCCGCGCCTGGCTCGCCCGCATCGAAGCGCTGCCCGGCTTCGTGTCACTCCCGGCCTCGCCGGTCGGCCTGAACGCGACGGGAGCCTCCGCATGA
- a CDS encoding phosphotyrosine protein phosphatase (Evidence 2b : Function from indirect experimental evidences (e.g. phenotypes); PubMedId : 7961734; Product type e : enzyme) — MTEPSHSAILFVCLGNICRSPLAEAAFRQEAERIGLDVTVDSAGTGDWHVGEPPDPRAIAVARANGVDIAGYHGRQVAPADFERFDHVVALDLANLARLRALRPDGSRAALSLLLDHVPGRAGEPVADPYYGAQEGFDTTWADVTAGARALARRIAGAE, encoded by the coding sequence GTGACCGAGCCTTCCCACTCCGCAATCCTGTTCGTGTGTCTGGGCAACATCTGCCGTTCGCCGCTGGCCGAGGCTGCCTTCCGGCAGGAGGCCGAGCGGATCGGTCTCGACGTCACGGTCGATTCCGCCGGGACCGGCGACTGGCACGTCGGCGAACCGCCGGACCCGCGCGCGATCGCGGTGGCGCGGGCGAACGGCGTCGATATCGCGGGCTATCACGGACGTCAGGTCGCGCCGGCCGATTTCGAGCGCTTCGATCACGTCGTTGCCCTGGATCTCGCCAACCTCGCGCGGCTGCGGGCCCTGCGGCCGGACGGGTCGCGGGCCGCGCTGAGCCTGCTCCTCGATCACGTGCCGGGCCGGGCGGGCGAGCCCGTGGCCGACCCCTATTACGGCGCGCAGGAGGGCTTCGACACGACCTGGGCCGATGTGACCGCAGGCGCCCGAGCCCTCGCTCGCCGGATCGCGGGAGCGGAATGA
- a CDS encoding putative phosphotransferase:kinase (Evidence 3 : Putative function from multiple computational evidences; Product type e : enzyme) encodes MNGLARHAADLLGVPLAEARPMAGGDLSQCVRLRLGDGREAVAKTGPAPREEARMLAAIAATGAPAPAVLAADETVLVLECLPDTGSGPGTDADLGRVVARLHAAEGERYGWHADYAFGAVAIENAWDDDWSAFWGRRRLLCHAEHLPIPLVRRIERLADDLGNRLPKRPRPALLHGDLWSGNVLYGGDRVSGLIDPACYHGHAEVDLAMLSLFGRPGSGFRAAYGAPEPDAAERAPIYKLWPALVHWRLFGAGYRGMVEGFLEAAGV; translated from the coding sequence ATGAACGGCCTCGCCCGGCACGCGGCGGACCTGCTCGGTGTCCCCCTTGCCGAGGCCCGGCCGATGGCCGGCGGCGACCTGTCCCAATGCGTCCGCCTGAGGCTGGGGGATGGGCGCGAGGCCGTGGCGAAGACCGGGCCGGCGCCGCGGGAAGAGGCTCGGATGCTCGCAGCCATCGCCGCGACCGGCGCCCCGGCGCCCGCCGTGCTGGCCGCGGACGAGACGGTGCTCGTCCTCGAATGCCTACCCGATACCGGTTCGGGGCCGGGCACCGACGCCGATCTCGGCCGGGTCGTCGCCCGCCTGCACGCCGCCGAGGGCGAGCGCTACGGCTGGCACGCCGATTACGCGTTCGGCGCCGTCGCCATCGAGAATGCCTGGGACGACGATTGGTCGGCCTTCTGGGGCAGGCGCCGCCTGCTTTGCCACGCCGAGCACCTTCCTATCCCGCTCGTCCGGCGGATCGAGCGGCTGGCGGACGACCTTGGTAATCGCCTTCCGAAGCGGCCCCGCCCGGCCCTGCTCCACGGCGACCTTTGGAGCGGCAACGTGCTCTATGGAGGCGACCGGGTGTCGGGGCTGATCGATCCGGCCTGCTATCACGGCCATGCCGAGGTCGACCTGGCGATGCTGAGCCTGTTCGGCCGCCCCGGTTCCGGCTTCCGCGCGGCCTACGGAGCCCCCGAGCCCGACGCAGCCGAGCGCGCGCCGATTTACAAGCTCTGGCCGGCCCTGGTGCATTGGCGCCTGTTCGGCGCCGGCTACCGGGGCATGGTCGAGGGTTTTTTGGAGGCAGCCGGGGTCTGA
- a CDS encoding conserved protein of unknown function precursor; putative exported protein (Evidence 4 : Unknown function but conserved in other organisms), with protein MKPVTLAVLGSALAPLLSSPFALTPAMAQPRTQTARPTCVEAMALVKAEGAATLSFGGRPPERFVRDRSFCELTEIAELRFVPTRDNPQCPIGYRCREPDYGDWNWDAN; from the coding sequence ATGAAACCTGTCACCCTCGCCGTTCTCGGCTCGGCACTGGCGCCTCTGCTCTCGTCGCCCTTTGCCCTCACTCCCGCCATGGCCCAGCCGCGCACGCAGACGGCGCGCCCGACCTGCGTGGAAGCGATGGCCCTGGTGAAGGCGGAAGGCGCGGCGACGCTCAGCTTCGGCGGGCGCCCGCCCGAGCGCTTCGTGCGCGACCGCAGCTTCTGCGAACTCACGGAAATCGCCGAGCTGCGCTTCGTCCCGACCCGCGACAACCCGCAATGCCCGATCGGCTATCGCTGCCGCGAGCCGGATTACGGTGACTGGAACTGGGACGCGAACTGA
- a CDS encoding protein of unknown function (Evidence 5 : Unknown function) produces the protein MTPRSVRFRSPVVVRREPRPDRRRATNADILASDTLDSPLPGSLLVLLSRLHRAETKPAQGTEPTA, from the coding sequence ATGACACCCAGATCTGTCCGCTTTCGCTCCCCCGTCGTCGTCAGGCGCGAGCCGCGCCCCGACCGCCGCCGCGCCACGAACGCCGACATCCTCGCATCGGACACGCTCGACTCCCCGCTGCCGGGCTCGCTGCTCGTGCTGCTGAGCCGGCTCCATCGCGCCGAGACCAAGCCGGCGCAGGGGACCGAGCCCACCGCCTGA
- the prmA gene encoding Ribosomal protein L11 methyltransferase (L11 Mtase) (Evidence 2b : Function from indirect experimental evidences (e.g. phenotypes); PubMedId : 15317787; Product type e : enzyme), producing MLEGLPPHRPTHVLRLITDEPSARAMTELLGEMFDPMETAVAAFEVEETGAWRLEAYFSEEPDAEMIRDLIRPMVGEQADAAVFETIDQQDWVRASLEGLKPVRAGRFLVHGGHDRHQVRGNDLAIEIEAALAFGTGHHGTTLGCLRALVDELKRRRPAHVLDVGTGTGILGFAAAKVLRTPVVAGDLDPEAVTTARGNARLNGLGPFMRFYHAPGVRHALANRPRGFDVVFANILARPLKRLAPSLTAAVADDGVLILSGLIERDVPGVLSTYRHRGFHLARSGVIEGWATLVLRRGGAAARPR from the coding sequence ATGCTCGAAGGTCTGCCGCCGCACCGACCCACGCACGTCCTGCGCCTGATCACGGACGAGCCCTCCGCTCGCGCCATGACCGAGCTGCTGGGCGAGATGTTCGACCCCATGGAGACGGCGGTGGCCGCCTTCGAGGTCGAAGAGACCGGCGCGTGGCGGTTGGAGGCCTATTTCTCCGAGGAGCCCGACGCGGAGATGATCCGCGACCTGATCCGCCCGATGGTCGGCGAGCAGGCCGACGCGGCGGTTTTCGAGACCATCGACCAGCAGGATTGGGTACGCGCCTCGCTCGAGGGGCTGAAGCCGGTGCGGGCGGGGCGCTTCCTCGTCCATGGCGGCCATGACCGTCATCAGGTGCGGGGGAACGACCTCGCCATCGAGATCGAGGCGGCGCTTGCCTTCGGCACCGGCCATCACGGCACCACGCTTGGCTGTCTGCGGGCGCTGGTGGATGAACTGAAGCGGCGGCGGCCGGCCCATGTCCTCGATGTCGGCACCGGCACCGGCATCCTGGGCTTTGCCGCCGCCAAGGTGCTGCGCACGCCCGTGGTGGCCGGCGACCTCGATCCGGAAGCGGTGACGACCGCCCGCGGCAATGCCCGCCTCAACGGCCTCGGGCCGTTCATGCGCTTCTACCATGCGCCGGGCGTGCGCCACGCCCTGGCGAACCGCCCGCGCGGCTTCGACGTGGTGTTCGCCAACATCCTCGCCCGCCCGCTCAAGCGGCTCGCGCCCTCGCTCACCGCCGCGGTGGCCGATGACGGCGTGCTGATCCTTTCCGGCCTGATCGAGCGCGATGTGCCGGGCGTGCTCTCGACCTACCGCCACCGCGGCTTCCATCTCGCCCGCTCCGGCGTGATCGAGGGCTGGGCGACCCTGGTGCTGCGACGCGGCGGGGCGGCGGCGCGTCCGCGCTGA
- a CDS encoding transcriptional regulator, LysR family (fragment) has protein sequence MDRLQGMRVFVRVAESGGFAGAARALSMSPAAVTRAVAALEAVIGARLFIRTTRSVKLTEAGGRYLEDCRRILAEIAEAEATAAGSTATPTGVLTLTAPVQFGRLYVLPVVTDYLARYPAVAVRALFLDRIVNLIEEGIDVGVRIGHLADSGLTATRVGSVRRVVCAAPSYLERHGVPETPRDLRDHAVIGASNPGALPEWRFGPEGAHHGGRPCPARLQHGRCVAGGGPRWMGDRASAVLSGRVGGGGRAPAHPAHG, from the coding sequence ATGGACCGGCTGCAAGGGATGCGGGTGTTCGTGCGGGTTGCCGAGAGCGGCGGCTTTGCCGGGGCGGCCCGTGCGCTGTCCATGAGCCCGGCCGCGGTCACGCGCGCCGTGGCGGCACTCGAAGCGGTGATCGGGGCGCGGCTGTTCATCCGCACCACGCGCTCCGTGAAGCTCACCGAGGCCGGCGGGCGCTATCTGGAGGATTGCCGCCGGATCCTCGCCGAGATCGCGGAAGCGGAGGCCACCGCCGCGGGCTCGACCGCGACGCCGACCGGTGTCCTGACGCTGACGGCCCCGGTGCAATTCGGGCGGCTCTACGTGTTGCCGGTGGTGACCGATTATCTCGCGCGCTACCCGGCGGTGGCGGTCCGCGCGCTGTTCCTCGACCGGATCGTCAACCTGATCGAGGAGGGCATCGATGTCGGCGTGCGGATCGGGCATCTGGCCGATTCCGGGCTCACGGCGACCCGCGTCGGCAGCGTGCGCCGGGTCGTCTGCGCCGCACCGAGCTATTTGGAGCGGCACGGCGTGCCCGAAACACCGCGCGACCTGCGCGATCACGCGGTGATCGGCGCGTCAAACCCCGGTGCCCTGCCGGAATGGCGGTTCGGGCCCGAGGGGGCGCACCACGGTGGGCGTCCATGCCCGGCTCGTCTGCAACACGGTCGATGCGTCGCTGGCGGCGGCCCTCGATGGATGGGGGATCGCGCGTCTGCTGTCCTATCAGGTCGCGTCGGCGGTGGCGGAAGGGCGCCTGCGCATCCTGCTCACGGATGA
- a CDS encoding protein of unknown function (Evidence 5 : Unknown function), translating into MAVVSSKIFEEGKAAKAMGRPDSANPYEAGSQESLDWLEGFTADEPEPSAAGPSDD; encoded by the coding sequence ATGGCCGTGGTATCGAGCAAGATCTTCGAAGAGGGCAAAGCCGCCAAGGCGATGGGCAGGCCCGATTCCGCCAACCCCTACGAGGCGGGCTCGCAGGAGAGCCTGGATTGGCTCGAAGGCTTCACCGCCGACGAGCCCGAACCCTCGGCGGCCGGCCCGTCCGACGACTGA